In Amaranthus tricolor cultivar Red isolate AtriRed21 chromosome 5, ASM2621246v1, whole genome shotgun sequence, a genomic segment contains:
- the LOC130813193 gene encoding receptor-like protein kinase HERK 1, translating to MGYKNGAFLLFLSLSISWISNEVYADTFLIDCGSPTNTTVGSRVFLADDYALKYLTTSSKILANTSSGNSVLRLYQTARIFDKATSYKFPISQKGRYFIRLHFFPFSFMSYNLNTAKFTVSAQQFVFLSDFTPPKSSTMKEYSLNVTSKELEIILNPASNSVAFLNALEVFLVPDALIKDDASLTYPIGSFKGLLTVALETVFRVNMGGPSVDYNNDTLWRNWVPDDNFLEHKDFGLAIRGKPVKYIVGLATEDDAPPAVYGSCRRLNNTGDDPNANFNVTWNFDISPGFQYFIRFHYCDIVSAALNDLYFNAFVDAWRVSQNFDFSTVTAGKLAAPVYVDFVTPITTNDKLHISIGPNTQNGNPPDAILNGLEIMKLSNSKNTLDGAAVIPSLQGNSKSGVGVIVGVVVGGVALLVLAVIFFFFCRRRNKKLARGHSKTWIPLSLTGGTSYTMGSKYSNGTVTSMASNLGYRIPFAAVQEATNNFDENWVIGIGGFGKVYKGTLNDGTKVAVKRGNPRSQQGLAEFQTEIEMLSQFRHRHLVSLIGYCDEKNEMILVYEYMENGTLKSHLYGAGNPCLSWKQRLEICIGSARGLHYLHTGYAKAVIHRDVKSANILLDENFMAKVADFGLSKTGPELDQTHVSTAVKGSFGYLDPEYFRRQQLTEKSDVYSFGVVLFEVLCARPVIDPTLPRELVNLAEWALKWQKKGQLEQIIDPKLQGNIKPESLRKVGETAEKCLADYGVDRPSMGDVLWNLEYALQLQEATIPDDPEEHSTNVISNISPQVNNFAANDDSTVSSVQRDTTTNVDDLSGVSMSRVFSQLVKSEGR from the coding sequence ATGGGCTATAAAAATGGTGCTTTTCTGTTGTTTCTTTCACTGTCTATATCTTGGATTTCGAATGAAGTTTATGCTGATACTTTTCTGATAGATTGTGGTTCACCAACTAATACAACTGTGGGTAGTAGAGTGTTTTTGGCTGATGATTATGCCTTGAAATATCTTACGACATCATCTAAGATTCTGGCAAATACTAGTTCTGGTAATAGCGTTTTGAGGTTGTATCAAACAGCGAGAATTTTCGATAAAGCAACGAGTTATAAGTTCCCGATTAGCCAGAAGGGACGATATTTTATCCGTCTTCATTTCTTCCCGTTTAGTTTTATGTCTTACAATTTAAACACCGCGAAGTTCACAGTTTCTGCTCAGCAGTTTGTGTTCCTTAGTGATTTTACCCCTCCAAAGTCTTCCACTATGAAAGAGTACTCCCTTAATGTGACTTCGAAAGAACTTGAAATTATATTGAATCCTGCGTCAAATTCTGTGGCTTTCTTGAACGCGTTAGAAGTATTCTTAGTTCCCGATGCATTGATTAAAGATGATGCCTCCTTAACTTATCCGATTGGAAGCTTCAAGGGTCTTCTAACTGTGGCTTTAGAAACTGTTTTCCGAGTGAATATGGGAGGGCCGTCTGTTGACTACAATAACGACACTCTTTGGCGAAATTGGGTCCCGGATGACAATTTCTTGGAACACAAGGATTTTGGTCTAGCTATCCGTGGCAAGCCTGTCAAGTATATCGTTGGTCTAGCTACCGAAGATGATGCACCACCTGCAGTCTATGGCTCTTGCCGAAGACTTAACAACACCGGGGATGATCCCAACGCAAATTTCAATGTCACATGGAACTTCGACATTAGTCCGGGGTTTCAATACTTTATTCGGTTTCACTATTGTGATATAGTGAGTGCAGCTTTGAATGACTTGTATTTCAACGCTTTCGTAGACGCTTGGAGGGTTTCTCAAAACTTCGACTTTTCTACCGTCACTGCTGGGAAATTGGCTGCTCCAGTTTATGTAGATTTTGTTACGCCGATAACCACGAATGATAAGCTTCATATAAGTATTGGCCCGAACACACAAAATGGGAATCCTCCTGATGCTATTTTAAATGGGTTGGAGATTATGAAATTGAGCAATTCCAAGAACACTCTTGATGGAGCTGCTGTTATCCCTTCTTTGCAGGGCAATTCCAAGAGTGGCGTAGGTGTGATAGTAGGGGTGGTTGTCGGGGGAGTTGCGCTCCTTGTTTTGGCcgtcattttctttttcttctgtAGAAGGCGAAACAAGAAACTGGCTCGAGGTCATTCTAAGACTTGGATTCCACTCTCTCTCACCGGAGGGACTTCTTACACAATGGGAAGCAAGTACTCGAATGGTACTGTCACCAGTATGGCTTCAAACTTGGGGTATCGGATTCCTTTTGCAGCTGTTCAAGAGGCGACTAACAATTTTGATGAGAATTGGGTTATTGGAATTGGTGGGTTCGGAAAAGTGTACAAGGGTACACTAAACGATGGTACCAAAGTGGCTGTAAAACGGGGCAATCCTCGATCTCAGCAAGGCCTTGCCGAGTTTCAAACCGAAATTGAAATGCTCTCTCAATTCCGTCATCGACATCTAGTCTCGTTGATTGGATATTGTGACGAAAAGAATGAGATGATCTTAGTCTACGAGTACATGGAAAACGGAACCCTTAAAAGTCATCTATACGGCGCAGGAAATCCATGCCTCAGTTGGAAGCAAAGGCTTGAGATATGCATAGGTTCAGCTAGAGGCCTTCACTACCTTCACACTGGTTATGCAAAAGCAGTTATTCACCGAGATGTAAAGTCCGCCAACATTTTACTCGACGAGAATTTCATGGCCAAAGTTGCCGACTTCGGTCTCTCAAAAACCGGACCTGAGCTCGATCAGACCCATGTTAGTACAGCAGTAAAGGGTAGTTTCGGATACCTTGATCCCGAATATTTCAGGAGACAGCAACTTACCGAAAAGTCAGATGTGTATTCATTTGGCGTGGTCTTATTCGAAGTTCTTTGTGCAAGACCCGTCATTGATCCCACATTACCTCGCGAGCTGGTTAATTTAGCCGAATGGGCATTGAAGTGGCAGAAAAAAGGGCAGCTCGAACAAATCATAGATCCTAAACTACAGGGAAACATAAAACCGGAGTCTCTTAGGAAGGTGGGTGAAACAGCCGAAAAGTGTTTGGCTGATTATGGTGTCGACAGACCTTCAATGGGAGACGTCTTATGGAATTTGGAGTATGCATTACAACTTCAAGAGGCTACGATCCCAGACGATCCTGAAGAACACAGCACAAATGTGATCAGCAATATATCTCCGCAAGTTAACAATTTCGCTGCAAACGATGATTCAACTGTTTCGTCTGTGCAACGCGACACAACAACAAATGTCGACGATCTTTCGGGTGTGTCTATGAGCAGGGTATTTTCTCAGCTTGTGAAATCTGAAGGAAGATGA